The following proteins come from a genomic window of Asterias amurensis chromosome 15, ASM3211899v1:
- the LOC139948241 gene encoding outer dynein arm-docking complex subunit 3-like, translating to MASSKDNGTMNAWTIYDHIDEYRGKVALKERDHRAYYESSQVDKQCNEEKIAGLRQSNKDKRVDLAENTCHGDERVINDALMNRRDENLAFRRKTAEEAISEMDQKMCEKEKQLNSLREQRESREKRINELETCMARLDLLAKNSDTNYAQYDLKTIRMVENNLDKARIKHDTARKLHRTYTEIVKCLEEERLSLPKKLKALEGALEEQRHELAELTGISKDAHEKRDLAKTELGQLEQTMIEAKRSRDRTLTRMKKQAEKQKEMAEKIDRRARATLQTDDSSQESKRQSQMEEDNWIKVTTYEEAFSRIKDATGVSDIEEIEARFQNQGATYEHLLAQKHTVEKQRKWLSEQKRQLTQQYEAMKYSGESKMSRGQQLLEKMQEHLAKNEKRRALLSGSVQSTQMVTTDVKNGIRHLYDTLGDMKLKPPMRNSANADDYLDQLQVCENKLVKLMSQANIRDSSSFKKIMNSTEFHDFMENRLANENLRVRLDEPDSYDSDDFGYDSQDNEEMMTNADIKKEGQNLLEQKKNKKRARGRRKK from the exons ATGGCGTCTAGCAAAGACAATGGCACAATGAATGCCTGGACGATTTATGACCACATTGACGAGTACAGAGGCAAGGTAGCCCTTAAAG AGCGTGACCATCGTGCGTATTATGAGAGTTCCCAGGTGGACAAGCAATGTAACGAAGAGAAGATTGCTGGATTACGGCAATCAAACAAAGACAAGCGTGTTGACTTAGCagaaaacacatgtcat GGAGATGAGCGAGTTATCAACGACGCTCTGATGAACCGCAGAGATGAAAATCTTGCTTTCCGCAGAAAAACAGCAGAG GAAGCCATCTCCGAGATGGATCAGAAGATGTGTGAGAAGGAGAAACAGCTAAACTCTCTGAGGGAGCAACGTGAATCTCGCGAGAAGAGAATCAATGAGCTGGAGACATGTATGGCCAGACTCGACCTCTTAGCCAAGAACAGTGACACCAACTACGCACAATATGATCTAAAG ACGATACGTATGGTAGAGAATAACCTAGACAAGGCTCGTATCAAACATGACACTGCACGGAAACTTCATCGCACCTACACCGAAATTGTCAAGTGTCTGGAAGAG GAGCGACTGAGTCTACCTAAGAAACTGAAAGCATTGGAGGGTGCTCTTGAGGAGCAACGCCATGAACTGGCAGAGCTTACAGGGATCAGCAAAGACGCACATGAGAAGAGGGACTTGGCAAAG ACGGAGCTTGGCCAATTGGAACAGACCATGATCGAAGCGAAGCGGTCACGTGATCGCACACTGACCCGGATGAAGAAACAGGCTGAGAAACAAAAAGAGATGGCCGAGAAAATTGACAGGCGCGCACGCGCAACACTCCAGACTGACGACTCGTCGCAAG AAAGCAAACGCCAATCTCAGATGGAAGAGGATAACTGGATCAAAGTGACTACGTATGAAGAAGCCTTCAGTCGGATCAAAGATGCTACTGGGGTCTCCGATATCGAG GAGATTGAAGCTCGTTTCCAGAATCAAGGCGCAACCTACGAGCATCTCTTGGCACAGAAGCACACTGTAGAGAAACAGCGTAAATGGCTGAGTGAACAGAAGAGACAGTTAACCCAGCAATACGAGGCCATGAAGTACAGCGGAGAAAGCAAGATGTCACG AGGGCAGCAACTTCTCGAGAAGATGCAGGAACATCTAGCAAAGAACGAGAAACGGCGAGCATTGTTAAGTGGTAGCGTGCAGTCGACACAAATGGTTACCACTGACGTTAAAAATGGTATCCGCCATCTCTACGACACACTGGGGGACATGAAACTCAAACCA CCGATGCGAAACAGCGCCAACGCCGATGACTACCTGGACCAGCTTCAAGTATGTGAGAACAAACTGGTCAAACTGATGAGTCAAGCTAATATACGAGACAGCTCGTCCTTCAAGAAGATCATGAATAGCACTGAA TTTCACGATTTCATGGAGAACCGACTTGCAAATGAAAACTTACGAGTTCGACTCGACGAACCAGACTCTTATGATTCAG ATGACTTTGGCTACGATAGTCAAGACAATGAGGAGATGATGACCAACGCAGACATCAAGAAAGAAGGGCAAAATCTGCTGGAGCAGAAAAAGAATAAGAAACGAGCACGGGGACGCCGCAAGAAATAA